The proteins below are encoded in one region of Bacteroides uniformis:
- a CDS encoding glycosyltransferase, protein MKVLYSHHGMKGKNGWGRTFYMAQGLADLGHDVTLLTINPKCSFFKINTIIYQGVKIKVLPDFFPAKMKSSGFAIWSTLFGLIYSMFHKFEICIADCGHRFTSLPCKLNRFIYHSVYISEWWDFFGKGGYIKKKSRLFRLTYGRLECYNELNDKRKADAIVVLSTFMKDRAVENGIDSEKIFIVPGGSIVKDVKPLYPSYSSVEKRKINIAYIGINNHEIDLIAPFIEALKCENVKNSYRLILYGNTISNEKWNQLGLSEIAEYRGWLDYSKDVSTLKDIDVFLQLLDDNNVSKAGWPNKLGDYLAFGKPVILSPYGDIIDFVKNEKGFFIVEYNKYSILKILQEIKDIPYSDLKTMGYANRQLAEKISWKNRAKNIEYICNKIRFNNETVKN, encoded by the coding sequence TCATGGCATGAAAGGAAAAAATGGATGGGGACGAACCTTTTATATGGCACAAGGATTAGCAGATTTAGGACATGATGTGACCTTATTAACAATCAATCCTAAATGTTCATTCTTTAAGATAAATACTATTATCTATCAAGGTGTTAAAATAAAAGTACTACCAGACTTTTTTCCTGCCAAAATGAAATCCTCAGGTTTTGCTATTTGGAGTACTTTATTTGGATTGATATACTCGATGTTCCATAAATTTGAAATATGTATAGCAGATTGTGGACATAGATTTACTTCCTTACCTTGTAAATTAAATAGATTTATTTATCATTCTGTTTATATTTCTGAGTGGTGGGATTTCTTTGGTAAAGGAGGTTATATTAAAAAGAAAAGTAGATTGTTTAGGTTAACATACGGTAGACTGGAATGCTATAATGAACTCAACGATAAAAGAAAAGCTGATGCTATAGTCGTATTATCTACTTTTATGAAAGATAGGGCTGTTGAAAATGGAATTGACTCAGAAAAAATTTTTATTGTTCCTGGTGGGTCTATAGTGAAAGATGTAAAGCCGTTATATCCATCCTATTCATCTGTTGAAAAACGAAAAATAAATATAGCATACATTGGCATTAATAATCACGAAATTGATTTGATAGCTCCGTTTATAGAAGCATTGAAATGTGAAAATGTTAAAAACAGTTACAGGTTGATTCTATATGGGAATACTATCTCAAACGAAAAGTGGAATCAATTAGGATTGTCTGAAATTGCTGAATATAGAGGATGGTTAGATTATTCTAAAGATGTTTCTACCTTAAAAGATATAGATGTGTTTTTGCAATTATTAGATGACAACAATGTTTCTAAAGCTGGATGGCCTAATAAATTAGGTGATTATTTAGCATTTGGGAAGCCCGTTATATTGTCACCTTATGGTGATATAATTGATTTTGTAAAAAATGAAAAAGGTTTTTTTATAGTAGAATACAATAAATACTCGATATTAAAAATTTTACAAGAAATTAAAGATATACCTTATAGCGATTTAAAGACCATGGGGTACGCTAA